A part of Oceanidesulfovibrio indonesiensis genomic DNA contains:
- a CDS encoding PAS domain-containing sensor histidine kinase produces MSDRNARCREHILDTIPARLACYDAERRLLWINRHSARLLGKTPEQLLGQTCCEIWQKCAQPFKECHLIRAIRTGEPQEAEIETPQGRIWSLAAFPCSDEEGKIAFISEYGHDVTAAKRLSALEDEINAITRHDLKTPAIATLSIVRLMKSADNLTEDQHDLLEELERSGTQMLEIINQTHTLRRIEQGKYEPELRPVDCVAVTRDVRSYFRQQCSARNADIRILLNGTDADDRTACFVPAEENLLRTALMNLVKNACEASPSESDVLIEIECGQPKTIRVRNRGAVPRTVRDDFFGKYVTCGKKGGTGLGTYSALRMIQAQNATICMRTTDENGGETEVCILFNLPSEKNGD; encoded by the coding sequence TAAATCGGCACTCGGCCCGCCTGCTCGGCAAAACGCCCGAGCAACTCCTGGGGCAGACCTGTTGCGAGATCTGGCAGAAATGCGCGCAGCCGTTCAAGGAGTGCCACCTTATCCGGGCCATTCGCACGGGAGAGCCACAGGAGGCCGAAATAGAAACCCCGCAGGGCCGGATATGGTCGTTGGCGGCCTTCCCATGCTCTGACGAGGAAGGCAAGATCGCATTCATTTCCGAGTACGGACACGATGTGACCGCAGCCAAACGGCTCAGCGCGCTCGAAGACGAGATCAATGCCATCACCCGCCATGATCTCAAGACCCCCGCCATAGCCACACTGTCGATCGTTCGACTCATGAAATCGGCTGACAACCTCACGGAGGATCAGCATGATCTGCTGGAGGAGCTGGAGCGCTCAGGAACGCAGATGCTTGAAATCATCAACCAGACGCACACGCTGCGCCGTATCGAGCAGGGCAAGTACGAACCCGAATTGCGGCCTGTCGATTGTGTGGCCGTGACCCGCGATGTCCGCTCCTACTTCCGGCAGCAGTGCTCGGCTCGCAACGCGGACATCCGCATCCTGCTCAATGGTACGGACGCGGATGACCGCACCGCATGCTTTGTGCCGGCCGAGGAAAACCTGCTCCGGACCGCGCTTATGAATCTCGTCAAGAACGCCTGCGAGGCCTCGCCCTCTGAATCGGATGTCTTGATCGAAATCGAATGCGGCCAACCAAAAACCATCCGAGTGCGCAACAGAGGCGCCGTGCCCCGAACCGTCCGCGATGACTTCTTCGGCAAATATGTGACCTGCGGCAAAAAGGGGGGCACAGGCCTCGGCACTTACTCCGCGCTCCGGATGATCCAGGCGCAGAACGCAACCATTTGCATGCGCACCACAGATGAAAACGGCGGCGAGACCGAGGTGTGCATATTATTCAATCTGCCGTCAGAAAAAAATGGCGACTGA